A single Perca flavescens isolate YP-PL-M2 chromosome 2, PFLA_1.0, whole genome shotgun sequence DNA region contains:
- the hyls1 gene encoding hydrolethalus syndrome protein 1 → MDSLDFSEDEIHEQLVALGYKNIPKHRLREFKQDLDELVRHGEWKSLASSSQINPAKSQTTTSQQSPPAYTKEKVSQCYLPSGEGFFLHAGQADHDRHVLTACPSKDHGRQQGNFDSYAQHSVALKRRLPPGPPGRLQVEPDPDDTLQPPLSDSCDSSASIPESHRGRFIKRKVLRKHKGQSLVCDESIYSEDSDAASCLEERLADLRLSSSAQRDFETEHDDVPSQSETRASETEGLSFSAFESYIRGMTQSQSDGDLRPKPKSFIRPVMSQQTIKKTDPVAKYFQYKQLWEMFKLPGEKDRRDLRWEIRERLAYQPPPPKPRRVYVPNTYIVPTEKKRSALRWEIRNDLANGLPPHKFSHRF, encoded by the exons ATCTTGACGAACTGGTTCGTCACGGAGAATGGAAAAGCCTGGCTTCATCCTCTCAGATAAACCCCGCCAAATCTCAGACGACCACATCTCAGCAGAGTCCTCCTGCCTACACCAAAGAGAAAG TAAGTCAGTGCTACTTACCCTCTGGTGAGGGGTTTTTCTTACATGCCGGACAAGCGGACCATGACAGACAT GTGCTCACCGCCTGTCCGAGCAAAGACCATGGACGGCAGCAGGGAAACTTTGACTCGTACGCTCAACACTCTGTGGCTCTGAAGCGCCGGCTGCCCCCAGGGCCTCCCGGCCGGCTGCAGGTGGAGCCGGATCCTGACGACACCCTCCAACCGCCGCTTAGCGACAGCTGCGATAGCTCCGCATCCATTCCTGAATCCCACAGGGGGCGCTTCATCAAGAGAAAAGTCCTGAG GAAACATAAAGGCCAATCACTTGTCTGCGATGAATCCATCTACAGTGAAGACTCAG ATGCAGCGAGCTGTCTGGAGGAGCGACTCGCCGATCTTCGGTTGTCCTCGTCTGCTCAGCGCGACTTTGAGACTGAGCACGACGACGTCCCCAGTCAGAGTGAGACCCGGGCCTCGGAGACAGAGGGACTCTCTTTCAGCGCCTTTGAATCCTACATAAGAGGCATG ACTCAAAGTCAAAGTGATGGCGACCTCAGGCCCAAACCCAAATCCT tCATCCGACCAGTGATGAGTCAGCAAACCATAAAGAAGACAGACCCGGTGGCCAA GTATTTCCAGTATAAGCAGCTCTGGGAAATGTTTAAACTTCCAGGAGAAAAGGACAGGAGAGATCTCCGCTGGGAGATAAGG gaACGACTTGCATACCAGCCTCCACCA CCTAAACCTCGGAGGGTGTATGTGCCAAACACCTACATCGTGCCAACAGAGAAGAAGCGCTCGGCCCTCCGTTGGGAGATCAGGAACGATTTGGCTAACGGGCTCCCTCCACACAAATTCAGTCATCGATTTTAG